CTATTTACTGTGTTGAtctttattctcccagattggctagGAGAGAGGAGATACCATGAAGCTTTAAGGTTTGGTTTTCTTTATACAGTatttccataaaagaatgtcccagttataaagtATAATAGTATCAagtgtaagcattgtagagtgttgatcaaggtcacaattaaagagtaactccaACAGTTTGAAATTAGTGTGTGCTCGGACAccgctttgttgttttcttgcttgGAAGGTGAAATAATTGCTATTTCcctaattagtagagggtgaacctgtaaacccTTTATTTGACAACAGGATTgcgcccctccccattggaaacTCTTTGTACGAAAGTGGTTGAACATCGAAGTTCATGCCATTGGATTGGTTTAACATTCAATTCCCAATTCCATTCATGCCAATCGTTTTATTACCCGTCCGTTATGTTATTAttttctgtatttcgtttttcTTACTTTAAACTATTCCCCCATATCGATTTGCGCAATCCCTTTCCACTGTTTACCCTCCTCATAACACACTTATGGGTAAAAAGTAAACTATTTGTATTATGCTGGTTGTCTTTGCTCATCTCAAAATTCAGGCTGATTATCAGCATTCAGATGGTTTTATAAACTGAAAATATATTCTGAATATAGCTTTATAAATCGTTCttaataagttaatattttttttctctttatttctctatgtataaattaaaacaaatgaaaaacGATAAGCAGCTTAAAAGTGGCATGAAAAACTGTCCACTTGCGTATGCGTTTGGCTGATCGCAGATCTGTTTAAAAAAATCGAGTGGGGAAGTAGGTGTTGCAGTAAACATGGCGGATACTACAGTGGATGCTACAAGAAGGCTGAatgttaaaaaacaaactttGGATGATGCATACGCTGTCCCAGCGAATTTTTTAGAAATAGATGTTATTAATCCAATTACTCATGGTGTTGGCAAGAAGAGATACACGGATTACGAAGTTCGAATGAGGGTACGTTTAGACAGTTGTGAAATGTCATGAAGGGAATTATCTGGAAGTGATTAGCTGGTCACGTGTGCTTATTGATAACGCACTTGTAGTTTTTGTTGATTTGACCTGTTCACGAAGTGaactaatatttttatgtaatcgTACGTGTAGTTTAGTAATGCACAATTTTTTCGTGTTGTTAAACTCGGCCGGTTATGTAGATGTGAACCTGTAATTTGCTTTAGGAGTGGAATTATCGGTAGTATTCTTTTTTTCTAGTGTAGaccataaataataatttcacacATTTGCATCGTCTTCCAGACATTTGCTTTACTAAAATTTTTTGGTTGAACCTTTAAATATGTGTTGTGACACATCATTTGTTAGCGCCATAAAATGGAGCAATGTATGTAAATATGGGAGTAGTAAAGTTAGGTTTCATCAGTAAAAATACCTTTTAGAAGTTTTTAAGCTATTAGcaagtagaaattttttttatctacggaTATTTCCGAAGTATTTTCTCGAAACCGGCCATTTAATCAGTGTGGGTAGCACCGTACATGGTAGGCAATTTATTGTAGAGGTGTATGTAATTgtggaaataaaatgaaatttcggtaaatatttagagtagcggtatatgcgaaaaaaaatgctaaaaatccgaaaatacttttattctatgctctttcacttcctcttttcaaatcaactggcggagataagaaattccaaatactttaggagatattgaattttttaattttgaacatgtagagtagcggtatttgcaaaaaaaaattctaaaaatctgaaattacttttattatatgctctttcacttcctcttttcattaaaaccagcagacataagaaattccaaatactttaggatatatcaatttttttaattttgcaatacaacacctgtacaaccattcggCCAtcgacatttttgttattttgccgtgtgttcgtgaatgcgtaataaataaaatggtcaattaggtcaggtcagttacattatgaatactttcaaactaagcgtacattaaaaataatatgatttaatttcaatggttctttagttttaaattatttataatgtaactgacctgacctaacaaacccggacaaatgataaacattaacaactcacgtaaattttttttgttacttatttctTGCGCAACAatctccaaataaaaaataagactttaaaattggaaacattaaaaacccacctaagttggaggcgggtacatttcctttgccattagaaggaaatgatgtagtcattcacctacgtcgcgatacctccgatggaacattaataaataaataaataatcacgtattggttcatttgaatactggccaattacggaactgtcacgtgacaaaattgtccaataagaaacactcgtaaaccagaaacaatggtgatcgcagcatgaatacgcaggtattgtgatgaaaattaaaaaatttgatatctcctaaagtatttggaatttcttatctccgccggttgatttgaaaagaggaagtgaaagaccatagaataaaagtattttcggatttttagcatttttttttccgcatataccgcgactctacatatttaccgaaatttcaaattaattgtaattttgaaTACTTCATAATGCAATTGTCAACTGTAGGGACACCACTCTAAAAAAAGGGTCAGGGGGGGAACGTTCAAAATGGGATTTATTCAGTTTCTTTGTTTAATGATTCtgtcaaatattttcaagaacttcACATGTAATTAACCATTTTACGTTTGTGCGGTAACTTGGCCACCGCCATGCTCGAGTCCAGGTAACTGTTACACCAAACAGAATTCATATTCCTAAAACATATGTATTTGTAGTGAGTTTTCGCACCTCCCTTTTTCAGAAACCATTAAATATCGTAAGTTATGTCACTTGATTgaacattccatttttttttttttggccatatGATGGTTGTTTCCATCCCCCTCCAACTGTTTCTCAGTATCTCAATTAGAATGTTTATCCTGACCTTTTGAATTGATACTGATAATTTTCTTTTGTGTTTGTCATGTTTTGACTAATTCTGTGTGTGCTGTTTGTGTTGATTGCAGACGAATCTCCCTGTTTTCAAGGTGAAAGAGTCCAGTGTGCGACGGAGATATAGTGATTTTGAATGGCTGAGGAATGAGCTGGAAAGAGACAGCAAGGTACAGTTTTTCCTGTTGGCAGTAACGTTTATTCATTTACAAAGAGCAGTGATGCTATCCTCATTAGTAGCTAACCAAGCAGGGTGGGTGGGGGCATATGCAGAGAGCTATATTTCCCCCCAATCCTAAAAAATTTATCATTGCCACCAACAAAAGGTGGGACAACTATTATTGTTCCAGTGTGTAGTTTGTCTGGGGTGTTTCCAGACTTTAAAAATCCCACGAAGTCAGGGAATTAAATCATTGGAACTGGAATTTTAAGCAAATTGATTTCAGTTTAacaggaattattatttttttaatattttttgatgaGCAAGGAGTTGTGTTAACTAAAATAACTTAagtatttggtaaatatgtagtgtacagattagcgccaaaaaaaatcgtacaaatttgaaataactttcattatatgctcttttacgtcctcttttcataaccgcctgcggagataagaaattccaattacttttggagatatcaaatttttaaattatattattgtaaaaaaatttttataaaaatctgaaatcacttttattatatgctctttcacgtcctcttttcattacagcctgcggagataagaaattccaattacttttggagatatcgaatttttaaattttaatcactatacctgcacattCACACGACTTTCACAATATaatttgtttacgagtatcaatttttttttttattggataatgttgtcacgtgatagttcgtgataggccaatattcaaatgaaccaataggccgcctccaacttaggatagtttttaacgtttcaaatttttatgcttaaaaaattacgtttgttcctactgttaatcctttgttccggtttgttaggttatgtcagctacattataaatactttaaaactaaataaccattaaaattaattttattatttttaatgtccgttcagtttgaaagtatttataatgtagctgacctgacctattctacctttgtcccgttttgttagttcaggtcagttacattataaatacttaaaactatacaacaagtaaaataaagtgatattattttttaatttccgtttgatttgaagtatttataatgtaactaaccttacctaatggaaaatttctgttatttaggcattcatgcgcacacggcaaaatataaaatgtgacggttgaatgattacatgggtcttgtattgcaaaataagaactgcgatatctccaaaagtaattggaatttcttatctccgcaggcggttatgaaaagaggacgtaaaagagaatataatgaaagttatttcagatttgtacaatttttttggcgctaatccgtacactacatatttaccaagtaTTTAACTACTgttaatgtttttgtatttaaaacagaCAATTCAACCGTCAGACATGAGTTGGACTGCTCACTAATTTAAACATTAATCATAAGTTTTTTTCATCTACTGCAAGTTTGGTATTTCAGCTTTATTTATAAGTTGTACAATGCCTTGAAAACTTTTGATGGCATGTTGCCTGCTATGGTAAAAACTCTTATTTAATTCAGCACATTTAGAACCACTGCTGTGCTGGATTAGCGATAGCATTAAGGGAAATACCAAAACAAAATTAACATGCCttgcacaatatttttaattagtagTAAGTTACTTTGTGGCTGTGCACTGTATGTGTTCTGATGTAATAATGTTCAAATGTGGTATGTCACTAGCTTCTTAAACAGGAATCAACCAAACTGAAGTATGCCatgttaattttgttattttatatatactgaaagctttaactttttttaacgaAGTTAAAGTTATAGTTGTCTTGTCTGTGTGTGAAGTGAATTTTTCTACATAGATGTAGAAATTAAAACAACTTCAAGTTAAagcaagtaataaataaattgttcatatttgattgttttataatttgGGAACTCTGTTTTcctttgccttttttttattttatcattagtGCTTGCATCATTGCCTGCCATGTTGTGTCATGGTTGAAACAATTGCATTTAACAACTtctctgtttattatatttgtacaaaTGTTGTGAAATGTGTTTCCTGTAACAAGGTGTCctcattctggaaagtcagggttTTActaaacctggaaaagtcatggaaatccCTCAATGATAGTATTTTGAGGTGAAAATGTTGTGTTCCCTATCCTATCAACACATTTTTTCCCCAGATGGGATGGTGTTTTAGTGCGTAGtaatacacactataaaatggcgtaggtatgcaaggttctgtttgaactagtaaAGCTATAGGGATATGAAAGCTCGATTGTCtttctttcaaaaattgcaaactatttctaaaaattcatttgggAAGAATGTAATGTTGAGTGTAAAGTGGGAAGTCATGGATAAGTCAGTGAGATTTTTCGaaagatttgtgtggacaccatGCATAAACAGCACCATCGCAATACATACGCAGGGTGTCTACAGTACCGTGGAAATGGTGGGGATTTGACGTTAGCGAGAAAAAAATTACGAGACTGTTTAGTTACATTGGTAATGCTGTAGTCTTTACATTGTGTGAGACTTGGCCACTTATCCTCTCCTCCCCATTACATGCCACCAGGCCAACAGTAAACATCATTGTTTGCGAATGTATGTTGCTGGAAACACAGAAGCACGACTGTGCAAAACATAGGCTGCAATGCAACAGAAAAATATCCAGATGCATAATTATCTTTTCCCTTGGGTTGACAAAAAAGGTATCACAAGGGAAAAAACTCACATGCTAGGCACACTGCACAGCGTACACTCTTTGTAACATTCTCTCTCTTGCACTGCTCACGTTGACAAAAACAAAGCGATGTCACGGCACTTAATCTTCTTGACCTTCCTGGAGTAGTAGGTACATAGTTATTGCCCATGTCTAACATTTTATGGAAAATTCATTTCGTTATCCTTATGAAATCTGTAGCAGATGGACTTAGCACTTGTTAAAAGATTATGTTGTACCGCACATTTCACCATGTTTATGCTAGGTTTATATTTGATTGAGAAACCTTGTTGACTTcatgccagagatgactgaacacTGACTTACCTAGTGTGAAAAATGGCACATTTTGATGTATAGGGTTGGAAATGAGTCAGTATGTTCACAGTGTTTATTATGACCCTATTTCCGGGAACTATAAGGAATCGTAACAGGGTTTTTAGGTATCAGTTTTTTGTGTAACTATCAGAATTAAAgtaaacacaaatttttttttgaggtaaGTGCATTGGATTAGTAGTGTGAATGATCATAATAAGTTGTTCTGGTTTTGccttttatattaataaaaataataattttcgggGTACCAGTGATGCTTGTGGCTCATGAATGATTGACATAACAAATCTTATCTTTTGAAACCTGTACTTAGATGTTGATTTAAAATGAAAGGTATCACTTTGGTTACATCCAATGCAGATTTATCATTCAAAATTTTCATAGCTCCAGATAATcataaataaatgtacatattttcatGCAAGGACAATTTTATAGTTTTGTTGTTATTATACCATGCTTAATATTTTGCCTTTCGTAAATTTTTCCACACTGAATACATTCTACATTGGCTTAACAAagaaaaatcataataaaaatttgtgttcTGTAATGAAATGTAGCGTGACATGCGATGATACACGAAGGTGTGTATCAGCTCTGACATTTTGTTGTTTTGTGCAACCTGTACCTCATATTTCCCTCGGCATTCATTTACGTTTCTACCTCCTCACGagagagaactttttttttccccagtcccCTTGGCAAGTGGCGGACAAAAAAAACCTACCTGGGAATGTGCGGGAATACAGCCTGTGCACAATATAGTATCTGCAGCGTAGTGTAATCGCTGCTTACCGTTATTACATGTAGGATACTCATTGGTGGCAATTATTCTTAGCAACAGTGAGCAATTGTCTGGTTGCATGAAGAGCCCAGAATCTCAGAACTCTGAAATATTATTGAGTAATGTATACACACTTTTTCTATACATTCTCGCCGAGTTAGGATTGTTGTGTAAAAGTGGCAGGCTTTATGACGAAAAATTGGGCTCTATTTCCTTGCTCATATGCTGACCCTCTGAGAAGCAATTCTAATCTTGGCCGCCTGTGACAATTGCTTGGAACTGGTGATGCCACACATCGTAATTGGCGGGGTAGTTTCTCAAAGGTTGAAGTGCTATGCACtttaaaacatgtttctttaaattcTCTGAACTAATTTTGATTACTTATTTGTTTTTGGTGACTGGATAAGGCTGAACTTAGCATATGTCACTAGGGGTCTAAGGCCCCTAATAGACAAGCATCTAATACCTGGCAGACGACACTGGTGGGTTCCACGCTGGAAACACCTCACATGGTGCTATGTAAACGAGCGCTTTACCTGCGTGTGGCAGCGTTGTCAATGGGTCGGACGGAGGTGACCGCAACGAGCTGTTACATGCGACTCTTAAATAAGCTATAGTCATAGGCATCACTAGGACTTATTTCACAGGGTGAGGGGGCATTTGAATTCAAATAAATGACCACTGGAGCTTCATAGCATgtgtaaatatacataaaacatttactttatctttaaaataattcaaaacagaATATCGTAACAAATAGAATATCAcaaattaataaatgaatttttacaaatatCGAATGCAAAACTATGAGTAACCATGTTGGCTTCTTCCTATTGAAGTTGTAACTATGACTTTACATTACACTCATTGGATGTGCAAGTTTCATAATAATTGCTATGTTCAGTGCACAATGTATCATGGTGAAAGTATGGTGaccaaagttttaataaaatgatCTGGGTTGGATGCACAGACCTTCGATTAAGGCTTTTCTCTTCCTCATTTTTCTCAAGGCTCGGACACTGGACAGCATCCATCTCGCGACTAGCTCGTGTAGTCCACACAGCCTTCTGCATGTCGAGTTCACACTGCAGCATCTTGTCTCTGCCCGTGTGTTTTCATGTCTCAGTGGGTCGACCGCCACATGTTAGCCGTTGTTTTATATGCTAGTCTGTTACAGGCCTAACTTCTGTCTTACAAATAACTAGGAAAACTAAAAGAAATTATCAGGGGAAACTAGGATAAAGCCAGGAATTTAAAAACTCTGTTTGGTAGACACCATGCTATGTCTGTTTAGTAAAAGACTTCTTTAGTTTTTGCTGTGAACCAACCTTTAACCTTCAGGATATGTCTGGCTCTAGATGCATTTAGTtacaatatgtttatatattttggtgCATACATTTGCCTGCTTGAAAAAAAGGTGTGCTTGTAAGCAGGAATACATGACTACAAAAAgtagttacaaaattttttttgtcatatatgtatgtatatgtgtgtgtgtatatatatagtctGATCATCTTAATGTTGTATGTTTAAGATTGTTGTCCCATCTCTACCTGGAAAAGCCTGGAAGCGACAAATGCCTTTTCGAGGAGATGATGGGATCTTTGAAGAGGATTTTATTGAAGACAGGCGTAAAGGTTTAGAAGTGTTTGTAAATAAGTAAGTTTTTGAAATTTCCAATTGTTGATGATATTTGTGGGTTATTTGTACTAGGCCAATCATCAAAATCGAGGCTTACTACATGTAAATACATACACTACTCTTATTTTTGTACATCCTTTttatttaacagattttaattacATAGTTAATTGACAACTTTTCAATATTCCCCAtttgtgatatttaaaaaaaaatttatttcattgttttcaaaatttattagaaatttgacATTTTGTTAGTCAACTCGAAGCTTGAGTTCTAAAATTTAACACTTGCTGACAATATAGTTTGGTTAAGATTTGAATTTAAGAAAATTCCATACTCCTACATGTTTTCAGTTTCTTTTGTGCAATTTATATCATGAATAATAACTTGTTTAATACTTGCTTctgttaagtattttttctgtGTTCTGGGAGATGGGGTATATTATATTTGTATCAGTCAGTTAGTACTTTAGACACACTTTAACCATGGTTCAGCTATGTacagaactgtttttttttttttaatatttttttttttgtgaaaaagagTTTGTTCCAGATGATTTTAATAAGTCTCGGACTTACTTGAGTACTGACAGGAATGTGAAACTAAAATTGGTAAAAATGAGTGTGTTTACTTGACTGGTTGGCCTTGCAGGATTGCTGGTCACCCATTGGCGCAGAATGAGAGATGTTTACACATGTTCCTGCAGGAGCCAGTCATTGACAAGAACTACGTTCCAGGGAAGATAAGGAATGCGTAATGCACGCTTGGACAATGTTCTCTCGGTGAGGAACTGTGGTTTCGATATGGTCCGTGTTCACGCCATTTGATATTACCATTGTTCTCGCCCTTGTATTGGAACCTgtattttgaaaatgtttgtgtacatataaattttgtgttaattttagtcattttaagttaatttttccaTTCCTGGAATTTAATTGTAAGTTATATCATcacacaatattttatggttGGTGATAATGTATGTATCATGAGCGATTGTGAGTAATAGTGGATTCATTTcatttcaatcgtaaacccaatTTTTATTGGGTTTTAACTATTCGTAACTGTCACTAAATTGTgtgtaaatgtaatattttttgtggCACTACACATTTctcaaatgtaatattttttttgtatatttgttttgtcTTCAGTATGTTGATCAGGCAGGCATTATTATTGTGTTATGTGTAGAATTGGTCTTGATAGTTTGTATTATAGTAACTTTACTGTACATTAGTATGGAGAAAAAACATTTTGCAGATAAGTCTATACATGCAGTCTTTTTTACTATCAGAGGGTCTCCATACATTATACAGTCTTTTCAATACAGAGTTCACACTATCTCTGTGAACT
This genomic window from Bacillus rossius redtenbacheri isolate Brsri chromosome 6, Brsri_v3, whole genome shotgun sequence contains:
- the LOC134532745 gene encoding sorting nexin-12 is translated as MADTTVDATRRLNVKKQTLDDAYAVPANFLEIDVINPITHGVGKKRYTDYEVRMRTNLPVFKVKESSVRRRYSDFEWLRNELERDSKIVVPSLPGKAWKRQMPFRGDDGIFEEDFIEDRRKGLEVFVNKIAGHPLAQNERCLHMFLQEPVIDKNYVPGKIRNA